In Synechococcus sp. A18-25c, a single window of DNA contains:
- a CDS encoding O-acetylhomoserine aminocarboxypropyltransferase/cysteine synthase family protein has product MTDQRFETLQLHAGQVPDPTTNARAVPIYQTSSYVFNDAEHGANLFGLKEFGNIYTRLMNPTTDVFEKRVAALEGGVAALATASGQSAQFLAITNCMQAGDNFVSTSYLYGGTYNQFKVQFPRLGINVKFADGDDVESFAKQIDQGTKAIYVEAMGNPRFNIPDFEGLSALAKENGIPLIVDNTLGACGALLRPIEHGADVVVESATKWIGGHGTSLGGVIVDAGTFNWGNGKFPLMSQPSAAYHGLVHWDAFGFGSEICKMLGLPDDRNIAFALRARVEGLRDWGPAVSPFNSFLLLQGLETLSLRVERHAQNAMELATWLNDHPMVSHVSYPGLSGDPYHAAAKKYLSGRGMGCMLMFSLKGGYDDAVHFIDSLKLASHLANVGDAKTLVIHPASTTHQQLSEQEQASAGVTPTMVRVSVGLEHIDDIKADFDQALKSGC; this is encoded by the coding sequence GTGACAGATCAGCGCTTCGAGACACTGCAACTGCATGCCGGTCAGGTGCCTGATCCCACCACGAACGCGAGAGCGGTTCCGATTTACCAAACCAGCTCCTACGTCTTCAACGACGCTGAGCACGGCGCCAACCTGTTTGGCCTGAAGGAATTTGGCAATATCTACACACGCTTGATGAATCCGACAACGGATGTCTTCGAAAAGCGCGTTGCAGCGTTGGAAGGTGGCGTTGCTGCACTAGCAACGGCATCAGGCCAATCAGCACAATTCCTGGCCATCACCAACTGCATGCAGGCTGGGGATAATTTTGTCTCAACTTCGTATCTCTACGGAGGAACATACAATCAATTCAAAGTTCAATTCCCTCGACTTGGCATTAACGTAAAATTCGCCGATGGCGATGATGTTGAAAGCTTTGCAAAACAGATTGATCAAGGAACTAAAGCGATCTACGTCGAAGCGATGGGTAACCCACGCTTCAACATTCCTGATTTTGAAGGTCTCTCAGCATTAGCCAAGGAGAACGGGATTCCCCTGATCGTTGACAATACCCTTGGAGCATGTGGTGCGTTGTTGCGACCAATCGAGCACGGGGCTGATGTTGTTGTCGAAAGCGCCACAAAATGGATCGGAGGGCACGGTACGAGCCTCGGCGGTGTGATTGTTGATGCTGGAACTTTTAATTGGGGAAATGGAAAGTTTCCGTTGATGAGTCAACCCAGTGCTGCATACCACGGACTCGTGCACTGGGATGCATTTGGTTTTGGGAGTGAGATCTGCAAAATGCTTGGTTTGCCTGACGATCGAAATATTGCCTTTGCGTTGAGAGCACGCGTCGAGGGGTTACGCGATTGGGGACCTGCTGTCAGCCCCTTCAACAGCTTTCTTTTGCTGCAAGGCCTGGAAACCCTAAGCCTACGAGTCGAGCGACACGCTCAAAATGCAATGGAACTCGCCACCTGGCTGAACGACCACCCAATGGTGAGCCACGTGAGCTACCCGGGACTATCCGGCGATCCGTATCACGCTGCGGCCAAGAAATATCTGAGCGGACGTGGAATGGGATGCATGCTGATGTTCTCACTAAAAGGCGGATACGATGATGCCGTACATTTCATCGACAGCCTAAAGTTGGCGAGTCACCTGGCAAATGTAGGAGACGCAAAAACACTTGTGATTCATCCTGCATCAACAACGCATCAACAATTAAGCGAACAAGAACAAGCCTCTGCAGGAGTGACTCCAACAATGGTCAGAGTGTCGGTAGGACTTGAGCACATCGATGACATTAAGGCTGACTTTGATCAGGCTTTGAAGTCAGGATGTTGA
- a CDS encoding homoserine O-succinyltransferase encodes MALILPPNYHKITAVERNRISWIKPEQAERQDIRPLRIGILNIMPLGKQYEFNLLHPLGLSVLQIEPIWIRLQSHAYKSWDQSHLDELYVSWEAANAERPLDGLIITGAPVEHLEFEDVRYWPELVKLINEAKEMCASTLGLCWAGFAMAYMAGVNKIALDKKLFGVFPMRSLVPGHSLMGTQNDQFLCPQSRHAALPDTAMEAAERQGRLRLLAHGESVGYTIFETPDQRQLMHLGHPEYTVGRIVAEMERDKARGDVPPPENFNADHPQTLWRSHRNLLFQQWLWFCYQRVSFQA; translated from the coding sequence ATGGCACTGATCCTGCCACCTAATTATCACAAGATCACCGCAGTCGAGAGGAATAGAATCTCCTGGATCAAACCAGAACAAGCGGAAAGGCAAGACATACGACCATTGCGAATCGGTATCCTGAATATCATGCCTTTAGGAAAACAATATGAATTTAATTTGCTGCACCCCCTCGGTCTATCAGTGCTCCAGATTGAACCAATCTGGATTCGTCTACAGTCCCATGCCTACAAGAGCTGGGACCAATCTCATCTCGATGAGCTTTACGTGAGTTGGGAAGCTGCCAATGCAGAACGCCCTTTGGATGGCCTAATCATCACCGGTGCACCTGTTGAGCACCTGGAATTTGAGGACGTACGCTACTGGCCAGAACTGGTGAAACTCATCAACGAAGCAAAAGAAATGTGTGCAAGCACACTGGGCTTATGTTGGGCAGGATTTGCCATGGCGTACATGGCAGGTGTCAATAAGATTGCACTGGATAAAAAATTATTTGGTGTCTTTCCGATGCGAAGCCTAGTCCCAGGTCATTCATTGATGGGGACGCAAAATGATCAGTTTCTGTGTCCACAAAGTCGGCATGCAGCTCTACCAGATACAGCCATGGAAGCCGCAGAGCGACAAGGAAGACTACGATTGCTAGCCCATGGTGAGTCAGTTGGATACACCATTTTCGAGACCCCAGATCAACGACAGCTGATGCATCTTGGACACCCGGAATATACAGTGGGCAGGATTGTGGCGGAAATGGAGCGCGACAAGGCTCGTGGTGACGTACCGCCTCCTGAAAACTTCAACGCAGATCATCCGCAAACATTGTGGAGATCCCACCGCAATTTGTTATTTCAGCAGTGGCTCTGGTTCTGCTATCAACGCGTAAGCTTCCAAGCCTAA
- the ccsB gene encoding c-type cytochrome biogenesis protein CcsB, with protein MSDLGFTGLEAFVSEPVLLLGLLAFGLLLTALPWSFWALSNGQSSSAVRSLIALSNLLLTAQLILRWWQSGHFPISNLYESLCFLAWACTLTQLLVERNWPSPLVAASATPMGLGCIAFASFALPDQLQQASPLVPALRSSWLVMHVSVIMVSYAALMVGSLLSVAVLLIDRNQALELRSSSIGTGAFRRSSLLSTDGGVAIQNPEAFELSSVAFSRTEQLDSLSYRTITVGFLLLTVGIISGAVWANEAWGSWWSWDPKETWALICWLVYAAYLHTRLSRGWQGRRPAMVASAGLVVICVCYIGVNLLGIGLHSYGWFFD; from the coding sequence GTGTCTGATTTGGGATTCACCGGTCTTGAAGCGTTTGTCTCTGAGCCAGTGTTATTACTCGGTTTGCTGGCCTTTGGGCTGCTTCTGACGGCTCTTCCTTGGAGTTTCTGGGCGCTCTCCAACGGACAAAGTTCTAGCGCTGTGCGCTCGTTAATTGCTCTCTCGAATTTGCTGCTCACCGCTCAGCTGATCTTGCGTTGGTGGCAGTCGGGGCATTTCCCGATCAGCAACCTTTATGAGTCGCTGTGCTTCCTGGCCTGGGCCTGCACCCTGACGCAGTTGTTGGTGGAACGCAACTGGCCGTCTCCCTTGGTCGCGGCTTCGGCGACACCCATGGGTTTGGGATGCATTGCTTTTGCCAGTTTTGCCTTGCCAGATCAGCTTCAGCAGGCATCCCCACTGGTGCCTGCACTGCGCAGCAGCTGGCTGGTGATGCACGTGAGCGTGATCATGGTGAGTTACGCCGCTTTGATGGTTGGCTCGCTGTTGTCGGTGGCAGTCCTGTTGATCGATCGCAATCAAGCGCTTGAGCTGAGAAGCAGCTCGATTGGTACCGGCGCTTTTCGTCGTTCGTCTCTCCTCAGCACGGATGGCGGTGTGGCCATCCAAAACCCTGAAGCTTTCGAATTGTCGTCAGTTGCATTCAGTCGCACTGAACAGCTCGACAGCCTCAGCTACCGCACCATCACCGTGGGGTTTTTGCTGTTAACGGTTGGGATCATCAGTGGCGCTGTCTGGGCCAATGAGGCCTGGGGCAGTTGGTGGAGTTGGGATCCTAAGGAAACCTGGGCTTTGATTTGTTGGCTTGTTTATGCGGCTTATCTGCACACGCGTTTGAGTCGCGGCTGGCAAGGTCGCCGTCCTGCGATGGTTGCCTCAGCAGGTTTGGTTGTGATCTGTGTTTGCTATATCGGTGTCAATCTCCTTGGTATTGGATTGCATAGTTATGGCTGGTTTTTTGACTAA
- a CDS encoding LptF/LptG family permease, with the protein MWLQQIRAWRRRIPLLDRWLLGELIGPLLFAVAAFTVVSLSLGVMFELVRKIVESGLPVLIAIQVLLQRLPSFLVISFPMATLMATLLAYSRLSANSELTALRSVGVTATRMIVPAMVLALLMTSLTFVFNDVVVPRANRAAEVTLRRALGKAVATEKGDNIVYSRFGRVEQPDGSTSKGLVQLFYARQFRDGTMNGVTVLDFSRPGFTQMLVSETARWSKQDAKWEFLNGQILTLTPSGSTTSADFDRYLYPLSAAPIRIAKLPKDANDMTVAEALQAEQLLRQAGDIKEARRLQVRIQEKFTLPTACLVFALIGASLGAKPNNRTSRSQGFGISVVLILVYYVLSFSFSSLGVKGTLPPLLAAWSPVLISLAGGGFLLRQASR; encoded by the coding sequence ATGTGGTTGCAACAGATTCGTGCTTGGAGGCGACGAATTCCGCTGCTCGATCGCTGGTTGCTCGGTGAACTGATTGGGCCTCTGCTGTTCGCCGTTGCTGCTTTCACGGTGGTATCACTCTCTTTGGGAGTGATGTTTGAGCTGGTCCGAAAGATCGTGGAATCGGGCTTGCCGGTTCTGATTGCTATTCAGGTGCTTTTGCAGCGCTTGCCCAGTTTTCTGGTGATCTCATTCCCGATGGCCACGCTGATGGCCACGTTGCTCGCCTACAGCCGTCTTTCGGCCAACAGTGAGTTGACGGCTTTGCGCAGCGTCGGTGTGACAGCAACGCGCATGATTGTTCCAGCGATGGTGCTGGCCCTGCTGATGACCAGCCTCACCTTTGTTTTCAATGATGTGGTGGTACCTCGAGCAAACCGCGCCGCGGAAGTCACGTTGCGCAGAGCTCTGGGTAAAGCGGTGGCGACGGAAAAGGGCGACAACATCGTTTATTCCCGCTTCGGCAGGGTCGAGCAACCCGATGGTTCCACCAGCAAAGGATTGGTTCAGTTGTTTTATGCCCGTCAGTTTCGTGATGGGACGATGAACGGCGTGACAGTTCTCGATTTTTCTCGCCCTGGATTCACGCAAATGCTGGTGTCTGAGACGGCGCGATGGAGCAAACAGGATGCCAAATGGGAATTTCTCAATGGTCAGATCCTGACCCTCACGCCATCGGGCAGTACCACTTCAGCCGATTTTGACCGCTACCTCTATCCACTCAGCGCAGCACCGATTCGGATTGCCAAGCTTCCGAAGGATGCCAACGACATGACTGTTGCCGAGGCTCTGCAGGCTGAACAGTTGCTGCGACAGGCTGGTGATATCAAGGAAGCACGGCGTCTCCAGGTGCGGATTCAGGAGAAATTCACGTTGCCGACGGCGTGTCTGGTGTTTGCTTTGATCGGGGCCAGTTTGGGTGCCAAACCCAACAACCGCACCAGCCGTAGTCAAGGATTCGGCATCAGTGTCGTTCTGATTCTTGTGTATTACGTGCTGAGCTTCAGTTTCAGTTCCCTCGGAGTGAAGGGCACGCTTCCACCGCTTCTGGCTGCCTGGTCTCCTGTATTGATCTCGCTCGCGGGTGGAGGATTCCTACTGAGGCAAGCCAGCCGATGA
- the lptB gene encoding LPS export ABC transporter ATP-binding protein, protein MSLSLNRVSLTLGGRPLVKDLTLTLEPGEVIGLLGPNGAGKTTSFNLVIGLLKPDQGEVLMDGQPVASLSMPQRAQLGIGYLPQEPSVFRQLTVQDNLELVLAQSGLARSQTRERLHQLIDDFHLEPFLNRRGFQLSGGERRRCEVARALAVGLEGPRYLLLDEPFAGVDPLAVADLQQLIHALRQRGMGILITDHNVRETLAITDRAYILTDGSILASGLSEEVAADPLVRRHYLGEGFQL, encoded by the coding sequence ATGAGTCTCAGCTTGAATCGTGTGTCGCTCACTTTGGGTGGGCGCCCGTTGGTGAAGGATCTCACACTCACTCTGGAACCTGGTGAAGTGATTGGTTTGCTCGGCCCGAATGGTGCAGGCAAAACCACGAGTTTCAACTTGGTGATCGGTCTACTGAAACCTGATCAAGGTGAAGTGCTAATGGATGGACAGCCGGTGGCCAGCTTATCGATGCCACAACGAGCTCAACTCGGCATTGGATACCTTCCGCAGGAACCAAGCGTGTTTCGCCAGCTCACAGTGCAAGACAACCTGGAGTTGGTGTTGGCTCAGAGTGGATTAGCCCGTTCACAAACCCGAGAGCGACTGCATCAATTAATCGATGATTTCCATCTTGAGCCGTTCCTGAACCGTCGAGGCTTTCAGCTCTCGGGAGGTGAACGTCGTCGCTGTGAAGTGGCCCGTGCTTTGGCAGTGGGTCTTGAAGGCCCTCGGTATTTGCTGCTTGATGAACCGTTTGCCGGTGTTGACCCCCTGGCGGTGGCTGACCTGCAGCAACTCATTCATGCGCTGAGGCAACGCGGAATGGGGATTCTGATCACGGATCACAACGTGAGGGAAACACTTGCCATCACAGATCGGGCTTATATCCTCACCGACGGCAGCATTTTGGCGTCGGGACTTTCTGAGGAAGTGGCTGCTGATCCCTTGGTTCGTCGTCACTACCTGGGCGAGGGATTTCAGCTGTGA
- a CDS encoding LptA/OstA family protein: MTISLVAAAGAQELPVSEGSAPADDGLITIESDSQSADNVTGVVTAIGNVRIVYPTRGMVATSRQAQYFSREGRLVLSGDVDVVEGDGNSIRAERLTYDLNDERAFAMPSQGGQVRSTMIIRPNNSARTPLTP; encoded by the coding sequence GTGACGATCTCCTTGGTCGCTGCAGCCGGAGCACAGGAGCTCCCTGTTTCCGAAGGTTCCGCTCCGGCTGACGACGGGCTGATCACCATCGAATCCGATAGTCAGAGTGCTGACAATGTCACCGGAGTGGTGACGGCGATCGGCAATGTGCGCATTGTGTACCCGACCCGCGGCATGGTGGCCACATCAAGGCAAGCCCAATACTTCAGTCGAGAAGGACGATTGGTGCTGAGTGGTGATGTGGATGTTGTTGAGGGTGATGGCAATTCCATTAGAGCTGAGCGTCTCACCTATGACTTGAATGATGAACGGGCGTTCGCCATGCCCAGCCAAGGTGGTCAGGTGCGTTCAACCATGATCATTCGCCCCAATAACTCGGCGAGGACTCCTCTCACGCCATGA
- a CDS encoding DUF309 domain-containing protein → MNLVDDPRFSQALELFNSGAWYEAHDAFEELWHEQMDPERKLLQAIVQIAVAHVHLERGNTRGCTILLGEGLGRLKPSLPVALGLDLTALQSVVSDRLSALQSGQDPEVFPPPRLLPVT, encoded by the coding sequence TTGAATCTGGTTGACGATCCCCGATTCTCTCAAGCCCTGGAGTTGTTCAACTCCGGGGCTTGGTACGAAGCGCATGATGCGTTCGAAGAGTTATGGCATGAACAGATGGATCCGGAGCGAAAGTTGCTTCAGGCCATCGTTCAAATTGCTGTGGCGCACGTTCATCTGGAGCGAGGCAACACGCGTGGCTGCACGATTCTTCTGGGTGAAGGCCTCGGTCGGCTCAAGCCCTCGTTACCGGTCGCACTTGGTCTTGACTTGACGGCGCTTCAAAGCGTGGTTTCGGATCGCTTGTCTGCACTGCAATCCGGCCAGGACCCGGAGGTTTTTCCGCCACCCCGCTTGCTTCCGGTGACCTGA
- the typA gene encoding translational GTPase TypA, which produces MSAQQKAIRNIAIIAHVDHGKTTLVDSLLAQSGIFRDNEAVPTCVMDSNDLERERGITILSKNTAVTYNDTRINIVDTPGHADFGGEVERVLGMVDGCLLIVDANEGPMPQTRFVLKKALEQGLRPIVFVNKIDRARVDPETAVDKVLDLFLELGADDDQCDFPYLFGSGLGGFAKPDMKTDSDNMRPLFDAILRHVPPPVGDADKPLQLQITTLDYSDFLGRIIIGRVHNGVIKQGQNAALIKDDGSVKKGRISKLLGFEGLQRVEIEQASAGDLVAVAGFDDVNIGETIACPDEPKALPLIKVDEPTLQMTFVVNDSPFAGKEGKFVTSRQVRDRLQRELLTNVALRVEDTDSPDRFAVSGRGELHLGILIETMRREGYEFQVSQPQVIYRTIDGTPCEPVETLVMDVPEAAVGSCIEKLGTRKAEMQNMETSADGRTQLEFVVPSRGLIGFRGEFIRATRGEGIMSHSFFEYRPMLGEFETRRNGVLIAFEEGTATFYALKNAEDRGQFFISPGTKVYKGMIIGEYNRPQDLEINVCKTKQLTNMRSAGAEELDTLQAPVQMTLERALEYIGPGEMLEVTPESIRLRKLPAKKMAKR; this is translated from the coding sequence ATGAGCGCCCAGCAAAAGGCGATTCGCAACATCGCGATCATCGCCCACGTTGACCATGGCAAGACGACCCTGGTCGACTCATTGCTGGCTCAATCAGGCATTTTTCGTGACAACGAAGCGGTGCCCACCTGCGTCATGGACTCCAACGACTTGGAGCGCGAGCGTGGAATCACCATCTTGTCCAAGAACACTGCTGTCACTTACAACGACACGCGGATCAACATCGTTGACACCCCTGGTCACGCCGATTTCGGTGGCGAAGTCGAACGTGTGCTCGGCATGGTGGACGGCTGTTTGCTGATCGTTGATGCCAATGAGGGGCCCATGCCCCAGACCCGTTTTGTTTTGAAGAAGGCCCTGGAGCAGGGCCTGCGTCCGATCGTGTTCGTGAACAAAATCGACCGGGCTCGAGTGGATCCAGAAACGGCCGTCGACAAGGTGCTGGATCTGTTCCTGGAGCTGGGCGCCGACGATGATCAGTGTGATTTCCCCTATCTGTTTGGCAGTGGTCTTGGTGGTTTTGCCAAGCCCGACATGAAGACGGATAGCGACAACATGCGTCCGCTCTTTGACGCGATTCTGCGCCATGTTCCGCCCCCGGTTGGAGACGCGGACAAGCCTCTCCAGCTTCAGATCACCACCCTTGATTATTCCGACTTTTTGGGACGAATCATTATCGGGCGCGTTCACAACGGTGTGATTAAGCAGGGACAAAACGCCGCATTGATTAAAGACGACGGCAGCGTCAAGAAAGGTCGGATCAGCAAACTGCTCGGCTTTGAAGGCTTGCAGCGGGTGGAAATCGAGCAAGCGTCTGCAGGTGATCTGGTGGCCGTGGCTGGCTTTGACGACGTCAACATCGGTGAGACCATCGCTTGTCCGGATGAGCCCAAGGCTCTGCCTCTGATCAAGGTGGACGAGCCCACGCTTCAGATGACCTTCGTGGTCAATGACTCACCGTTTGCGGGTAAGGAAGGCAAGTTCGTTACCAGCCGACAGGTGCGTGATCGTCTGCAACGGGAGCTGCTCACCAACGTGGCCCTGCGCGTGGAGGACACGGATTCCCCCGATCGTTTTGCGGTCAGTGGGCGTGGTGAGCTTCACCTCGGCATCCTCATCGAAACCATGCGACGTGAGGGTTACGAGTTTCAGGTGTCTCAGCCTCAGGTGATCTACCGCACGATTGATGGCACCCCTTGTGAGCCGGTTGAAACACTCGTGATGGATGTTCCAGAAGCGGCCGTCGGCAGCTGCATCGAAAAGCTCGGAACTCGTAAAGCTGAGATGCAAAACATGGAAACAAGTGCTGATGGTCGGACGCAACTCGAGTTTGTTGTGCCTTCTCGCGGACTGATCGGATTCCGCGGCGAGTTCATCCGTGCCACACGCGGTGAAGGAATCATGAGCCATTCCTTCTTTGAATACCGTCCGATGTTGGGTGAATTTGAGACCCGCCGGAATGGTGTGTTGATTGCTTTCGAGGAGGGAACAGCCACGTTCTACGCCTTGAAGAACGCTGAAGATCGCGGTCAGTTCTTTATCTCTCCGGGCACCAAGGTCTACAAGGGCATGATCATCGGCGAGTACAACCGTCCTCAAGACTTGGAAATTAACGTCTGCAAGACGAAGCAGCTCACCAACATGCGATCTGCCGGAGCGGAAGAACTCGACACACTCCAGGCTCCTGTTCAGATGACGCTGGAGCGAGCACTGGAGTACATCGGCCCTGGTGAGATGCTCGAGGTCACCCCTGAATCCATCCGTCTGCGCAAGCTGCCGGCTAAGAAAATGGCCAAGCGTTGA
- a CDS encoding U32 family peptidase encodes MSGLPELLSPAGDWAALKAAVAEGADAVYFGVEAFNARLRAENFRQDELPEIMSWLHARDVKGFLTLNVLIFTAELQDAAELLLNAQRAGVDALIVQDLGLCLLAQQLVPVLGLHASTQMSITSAAGVAQAAAAGCERVVMARELSLRDLERLQGQLQQRQLAMPLEVFVHGALCVAYSGQCLTSESLGQRSANRGECAQACRLPYQLVVDGVERDLDDQRYLLSPQDLAAWSLVPELVRIGISSFKIEGRLKDATYVAAVTNVYRRSLDGAVMDQEATKQQLELGFSRGLSTGWLEGIDHPALVHGRWSKKRGPLIGHLCAVQARGWLVIKTEVQPQRGQGLVLEVSADHDGPFDPPREVGGRIMDVEPAGRHRWRLRLGPGRIRLDGLRSGASIWLTSDPQWESTWQRRADRKTSPNDSPLVLKVQGRCGQPLTLELVSPIPSDGTHLQVSSDVCLAPARDHGLDQTRLDAQLGRLGGTGWRLEQVDTELDRGLFLPLAVLNRLRRSLLQRMAEAGLMPHPPIQPSTSRPELSEHQRDAVLASCLPKVPDAQPQAASDLVVLVRTLEQLKALQTLDEAVPLRAVVADLEQPRELREAVAIGRGCWPDGLWLTGPKMVRPDERWTLEPLLRASPDGFLVRNADQLELLRGVAPCRGDFSLNVANPLALRWFLEHWELERVTVSCDLNLQQLLDLSDASPCDRLEVVLHQHMPLFHMEHCLFCSLLSDGHDHTDCGRPCEHHTVHLRDRSGVDHALKADLGCRNTLFNGTAQTGVEALPVMQGAGLHHFRLDLLDEDADATRRRVRLYGEALQGRIPSDVVWRQEQIEHRLGVTRGSLQIDRPRSTESISR; translated from the coding sequence GTGAGCGGACTCCCGGAACTTCTTTCGCCCGCTGGTGATTGGGCAGCCCTAAAAGCCGCTGTGGCCGAGGGTGCCGATGCGGTGTATTTCGGGGTTGAAGCCTTCAACGCCCGCCTGCGGGCTGAAAACTTCCGTCAGGATGAACTTCCGGAAATCATGAGCTGGCTTCATGCCAGGGATGTGAAGGGGTTTTTGACCCTCAATGTGCTCATTTTCACCGCTGAACTCCAGGACGCTGCAGAGCTGCTGCTCAATGCCCAGCGTGCAGGAGTGGATGCCCTCATCGTTCAAGACCTGGGACTCTGTCTACTGGCGCAGCAACTGGTTCCCGTGTTGGGTCTGCATGCGTCCACCCAGATGTCCATCACGAGCGCCGCCGGTGTGGCTCAGGCCGCTGCCGCTGGTTGCGAACGGGTGGTGATGGCCAGGGAGCTCAGCCTCAGGGATCTCGAACGACTTCAGGGACAATTGCAGCAACGCCAACTCGCCATGCCTCTGGAGGTGTTTGTGCATGGTGCGTTGTGCGTTGCCTATTCCGGTCAGTGCTTAACCAGTGAATCGCTTGGACAACGCAGTGCCAATCGCGGTGAGTGTGCTCAGGCCTGTCGACTCCCCTATCAATTAGTGGTTGATGGCGTCGAACGCGATCTTGATGATCAGCGTTACCTGCTTTCACCGCAGGATTTGGCGGCCTGGTCCTTGGTTCCTGAGTTGGTCCGGATCGGGATCAGCAGCTTCAAGATTGAGGGACGTCTGAAGGACGCCACATACGTGGCGGCTGTCACCAATGTGTATCGGCGCAGCCTCGATGGGGCTGTCATGGATCAGGAGGCGACCAAACAGCAGCTCGAATTGGGTTTTTCTCGAGGTCTCAGCACAGGCTGGTTGGAGGGGATCGACCATCCAGCCCTTGTGCATGGTCGTTGGAGCAAAAAGCGCGGGCCGTTGATCGGACACCTTTGTGCTGTTCAGGCTCGGGGTTGGCTGGTGATCAAAACGGAGGTCCAGCCGCAGCGCGGACAAGGCCTCGTGTTGGAGGTGTCGGCAGATCACGATGGGCCTTTTGACCCGCCCCGGGAAGTGGGTGGTCGCATCATGGACGTGGAGCCGGCAGGGCGCCATCGCTGGAGGCTGAGACTGGGACCTGGACGAATCCGTCTGGATGGTCTCCGTTCTGGCGCATCCATTTGGCTCACCAGTGATCCGCAATGGGAGTCCACTTGGCAGCGACGCGCGGACCGTAAGACGTCACCCAACGACTCCCCGCTTGTGCTGAAGGTGCAGGGTCGTTGCGGACAACCGCTCACCTTGGAGCTGGTCTCACCGATCCCTTCGGATGGCACGCATCTGCAAGTCAGCAGTGATGTCTGCCTCGCGCCGGCCCGCGACCATGGACTGGATCAGACACGGCTTGACGCCCAGCTCGGCCGTTTGGGGGGCACAGGATGGCGGCTCGAGCAGGTCGACACTGAGTTGGATCGGGGCCTGTTTCTGCCGCTGGCGGTGCTGAACCGCTTGCGTCGTTCCCTCTTGCAACGCATGGCCGAGGCCGGCCTGATGCCCCACCCGCCGATTCAGCCGTCAACATCGCGGCCTGAACTGTCGGAGCATCAGCGGGACGCGGTGTTGGCGTCCTGCCTCCCCAAGGTGCCGGATGCGCAGCCTCAAGCGGCGTCCGATTTAGTGGTGCTGGTGCGCACCCTTGAGCAATTGAAGGCACTGCAGACCCTTGATGAGGCGGTGCCCTTGCGCGCGGTCGTGGCGGACCTGGAACAACCTCGCGAACTGCGTGAGGCGGTCGCCATCGGCCGGGGCTGCTGGCCCGATGGCCTCTGGCTCACTGGACCAAAAATGGTGCGTCCGGATGAACGGTGGACTCTTGAACCTTTGCTGCGGGCTTCCCCTGATGGCTTTCTTGTGCGTAACGCTGACCAGCTCGAGTTGTTGAGGGGAGTCGCCCCATGTCGTGGTGATTTCAGCCTCAATGTGGCCAACCCCCTTGCGCTGCGTTGGTTTCTCGAGCACTGGGAACTGGAGCGTGTCACCGTCAGTTGCGATCTGAACCTGCAGCAGTTGCTGGATCTCAGCGATGCCTCACCCTGCGATCGGCTGGAGGTGGTGTTGCATCAGCACATGCCGCTGTTTCACATGGAGCACTGCCTCTTCTGCTCGTTGCTGTCCGATGGGCATGACCACACCGACTGCGGCAGACCGTGTGAGCATCACACCGTTCACCTGCGTGACCGCAGTGGGGTGGATCATGCGCTCAAGGCCGATCTCGGCTGCCGCAACACCTTATTTAATGGCACTGCACAGACGGGTGTTGAAGCATTGCCTGTCATGCAGGGCGCAGGACTGCATCACTTCCGCCTTGATCTCCTTGATGAGGATGCCGATGCCACTCGTCGACGAGTCCGTCTCTATGGGGAGGCATTGCAAGGTCGCATTCCTTCCGACGTGGTGTGGCGCCAGGAACAAATTGAGCATCGCCTTGGTGTGACCCGCGGAAGCCTTCAGATCGACCGTCCACGCAGCACCGAATCGATCTCACGTTGA